One stretch of Juglans microcarpa x Juglans regia isolate MS1-56 chromosome 3D, Jm3101_v1.0, whole genome shotgun sequence DNA includes these proteins:
- the LOC121255191 gene encoding uncharacterized protein LOC121255191, which translates to MELSRFSSYLIPDEGKKAEKFERRLDRRIQERVRTLKIRSFTELVTRATIVEEDLQENIEYNNQRKRHQQQRLQTTLHKDKRPHIQNRQGQPPVEQTYPTCATCGRRHLGMCMYGQNVCFKCGKPNHLARDCPIKKPGEPGRSGGQKMQATARVYTLTPVNAEASNDVVTCTLSLFLRHASILFDSGATHSFISNHYAPLAEKIPEPLEPSMSVASP; encoded by the exons atggagctttcCCGTTTCTCCAGTTACTTAATTCCAGATGAGGGAAAGAAAGCTGAAAAATTCGAGCGCAGATTGGATCGTAGGATTCAAGAACGTGTGCGTACTCTCAAGATTCGGAGTTTCACGGAGCTAGTCACCCGAGCTACCATTGTTGAAGAAGACCTCCAAGAAAACATTGAGTACAACAACCAAAGGAAGCGCCATCAACAGCAACGACTCCAAACAACGTTGCATAAGGACAAGAGGCCTCACATTCAGAATCGTCAAGGGCAACCACCAGTAGAACAAACTTACCCCACGTGTGCAACATGTGGGAGACGACATTTGGGAATGTGTATGTATGGCCAGAACGTGTGTTTCAAGTGTGGGAAGCCAAACCATCTAGCTCGGGACTGCCCAATAAAGAAACCTGGGGAACCAGGTAGGAGCGGAGGACAGAAGATGCAAGCTACAGCAAGAGTATATACCCTCACCCCTGTTAATGCTGAAGCGTCAAATGATGTAGTCACAT GCACATTATCGTTATTTTTGCGCCATGCCTCCATTTTATTCGATTCCGGTGCTactcattctttcatttcaaatcattatGCACCTTTGGCTGAGAAGATACCTGAACCACTAGAACCTAGTATGTCTGTTGCTTCACCCTAG
- the LOC121253943 gene encoding PP2A regulatory subunit TAP46, translated as MLVKEEEMISAIKEKLSKEGDKGFSQVLDYHSKRAEAWHRNAAARAWYTKPAEPITYATFAQEVLEGRVKASKAHDHKYQPLAFGPLSLVGGSITSERKRMEIQVFQPSYRLPTVSIEEAGLREMETMDKWQGKNAKLMEDANSSWYKDNRKQRPGEKDDEDDDASQEKARAWDGWKDDNPRSAGYKKLTPCG; from the exons ATGCTAGTTAAGGAGGAAGAGATGATCTCTGCTATAAAGGAAAAACTATCGAAG GAAGGGGACAAGGGGTTCTCTCAAGTTCTTGATTATCACAGCAAGAGAGCAGAAGCTTGGCATCGTAATGCTGCAGCTCGAGCTTGGTATACTAAACCTGCAGAGCCTATCACATATGCTACATTTGCACAAGAAGTTCTAGAAGGCAGAGTGAAGGCGTCGAAGGCACATGACCACAAATATCAGCCACTAGCATTTGGACCATTGAGTCTCGTGGGTGGAAGCATAACGAGTGAAAGGAAAAGGATGGAAATTCAGGTTTTCCAACCTTCTTATAG GTTGCCAACCGTGAGCATAGAGGAAGCTGGTCTAAGGGAGATGGAGACGATGGACAAATGGCAAGGAAAAAATGCAAAACTTATGGAGGATGCCAATTCCTCATGGTACAAGGACAATAGGAAGCAAAGACCAGGTGAAAaggatgatgaagatgatgatgctTCCCAAGAAAAGGCAAGAGCTTGGGATGGCTGGAAAGACGATAATCCTCGGAGTGCCGGCTATAAGAAGCTAACCCCTTGTGGGTAG